A window from Cellulomonas sp. C5510 encodes these proteins:
- a CDS encoding ABC transporter substrate-binding protein: MSTPRTLWRGAAVVGALTLALTACSSGGSGGGSSDDSSGSAESGSLLVWAWDNTVEPIAESYMDEHPDVTIDVVNAGTGNDQYTALQNAVAAGSGIPDLAQVEYYAVPQFAIGGALADISGLGASDLEGTYSPGPWSAVHQGDAIYGLPMDSGPMALFYNTTVFEKYGVDVPTTWDEYLDAARALHAADPSVYIANDTGDAGFTTSMIWQAGGHPFQVDGTDVTIDLADAGSQKFADLWQQLIDEDLLAPISSWSDEWYQGLGNGTIASLTIGAWMPGNLEAGVEQASGQWRVAPMPQWEAGASASAENGGSALSVMEASPSKDLAYDFLTYLSNGPGTEIRIDAGGFPATTADLESDAFLGKESEYFGGQKINEVLSQSAADVVEGWQYLPFQVYANSIFNDTVGQAYVSDTSLADGLAAWQEQATTYGNDQGFTVQ; encoded by the coding sequence ATGTCCACCCCCCGCACCCTCTGGCGCGGCGCCGCAGTCGTCGGCGCCCTGACCCTGGCCCTGACGGCCTGCTCCTCCGGGGGCTCCGGCGGCGGCTCGTCCGACGACTCCTCCGGCTCCGCCGAGAGCGGCTCGCTGCTCGTGTGGGCCTGGGACAACACGGTCGAGCCGATCGCCGAGTCCTACATGGACGAGCACCCCGACGTGACGATCGACGTGGTCAACGCCGGCACCGGCAACGACCAGTACACGGCGCTGCAGAACGCGGTGGCCGCCGGGTCCGGCATCCCCGACCTCGCGCAGGTCGAGTACTACGCCGTGCCGCAGTTCGCGATCGGCGGGGCGCTCGCCGACATCTCCGGCCTGGGCGCCTCCGACCTGGAGGGCACGTACAGCCCCGGCCCGTGGTCGGCCGTCCACCAGGGCGACGCGATCTACGGCCTGCCGATGGACTCCGGCCCGATGGCGCTGTTCTACAACACGACGGTGTTCGAGAAGTACGGCGTCGACGTCCCCACCACGTGGGACGAGTACCTCGACGCGGCGCGGGCCCTGCACGCCGCCGACCCGAGCGTGTACATCGCCAACGACACCGGCGACGCCGGCTTCACCACCTCGATGATCTGGCAGGCCGGCGGCCACCCGTTCCAGGTGGACGGCACGGACGTCACCATCGACCTCGCCGACGCGGGCAGCCAGAAGTTCGCCGACCTGTGGCAGCAGCTCATCGACGAGGACCTGCTGGCGCCCATCTCGTCCTGGAGCGACGAGTGGTACCAGGGCCTGGGCAACGGCACCATCGCGTCCCTGACCATCGGGGCCTGGATGCCGGGCAACCTCGAGGCGGGCGTCGAGCAGGCCTCCGGGCAGTGGCGCGTGGCGCCGATGCCGCAGTGGGAGGCCGGCGCGAGCGCGTCCGCGGAGAACGGCGGCAGCGCCCTGTCGGTGATGGAGGCCAGCCCGAGCAAGGACCTGGCGTACGACTTCCTCACCTACCTGTCGAACGGACCGGGCACCGAGATCCGCATCGACGCCGGCGGCTTCCCCGCCACGACGGCCGACCTGGAGTCGGACGCGTTCCTCGGCAAGGAGTCCGAGTACTTCGGCGGCCAGAAGATCAACGAGGTCCTCTCGCAGTCCGCGGCCGACGTCGTCGAGGGCTGGCAGTACCTGCCGTTCCAGGTCTACGCGAACAGCATCTTCAACGACACGGTCGGCCAGGCCTACGTCTCGGACACCTCGCTGGCCGACGGCCTCGCGGCGTGGCAGGAGCAGGCCACGACGTACGGCAATGACCAGGGCTTCACCGTCCAGTGA
- a CDS encoding beta-galactosidase family protein — translation MPTFEIGDRDFLLDGRPLQVISGALHYFRVHPDQWADRIRKARLMGLNTIETYVAWNAHAPQRGRFDLDGPRDLGRFLDLVAAEGLHVIVRPGPYICAEWDGGGLPGWLLADPDVGVRRNEPRYLAAVEQYYDQLLPLVAERQVTRGGPVIAVQVENEYGAYGDDPEYLRALVTMVRDRGIEVPLLTCDQADDAMQERGGLPELHRTVTFGSRAVEKLELLRRHQPTGPLMCMEFWNGWFDSWGGHHHVAPAEANAGDLDDLLRLGASVNLYMFHGGTNAGFTNGANDKGTYAPITTSYDYDAPLAEDGSPTPKYHAMREVIARHAPVPDEVPAERAPAPEAVVELTLRLPLADAVPVLGEAKAWDHLPTTDELGQWTGFTLYRTSVTAQDQVLVLGEVRDRAVVALDGEPVGVLSRSEGARALPLPARAGELTVLLEDQGRVGYGPRIGEPKGLVGGARTAVRELTAWETVGLRLDAVDAGLATLLAAARQVDPQRPVRGPAFLAGVVDTVAGADHFLRLDGWSKGLVWVNGHLLGRYWSAGPTRTLYVPGPLLRADGNEVVVLELHAAPGARVAFVAGPDLGYTEP, via the coding sequence ATGCCGACGTTCGAGATCGGTGACCGCGACTTCCTGCTCGACGGCCGGCCGCTGCAGGTGATCTCCGGCGCGCTGCACTACTTCCGGGTGCACCCCGACCAGTGGGCGGACCGGATCCGCAAGGCGCGGCTCATGGGGCTCAACACCATCGAGACGTACGTCGCCTGGAACGCGCACGCCCCGCAGCGCGGGCGGTTCGACCTGGACGGCCCGCGTGACCTCGGACGGTTCCTGGACCTGGTGGCCGCGGAGGGCCTGCACGTGATCGTCCGGCCCGGCCCGTACATCTGCGCCGAGTGGGACGGGGGCGGCCTGCCCGGCTGGCTGCTGGCCGACCCGGACGTCGGGGTCCGCCGGAACGAGCCGCGCTACCTCGCGGCGGTCGAGCAGTACTACGACCAGCTGCTCCCGCTCGTCGCGGAGCGGCAGGTCACCCGCGGCGGTCCGGTCATCGCGGTGCAGGTCGAGAACGAGTACGGCGCCTACGGCGACGACCCGGAGTACCTGCGGGCGCTCGTGACGATGGTGCGGGACCGCGGCATCGAGGTCCCGCTGCTGACGTGCGACCAGGCGGACGACGCCATGCAGGAGCGCGGCGGCCTGCCGGAGCTGCACCGCACCGTGACCTTCGGCTCCCGCGCCGTCGAGAAGCTGGAGCTGCTGCGCCGGCACCAGCCGACCGGCCCGCTCATGTGCATGGAGTTCTGGAACGGCTGGTTCGACTCGTGGGGCGGCCACCACCACGTCGCGCCGGCGGAGGCCAACGCGGGGGACCTCGACGACCTGCTGCGGCTCGGCGCCTCGGTGAACCTCTACATGTTCCACGGCGGCACGAACGCCGGCTTCACCAACGGCGCCAACGACAAGGGCACCTACGCGCCGATCACCACGTCCTACGACTACGACGCCCCGCTCGCCGAGGACGGCAGCCCCACGCCGAAGTACCACGCGATGCGCGAGGTGATCGCCCGGCACGCCCCGGTCCCGGACGAGGTGCCGGCGGAGCGCGCCCCGGCGCCCGAGGCGGTGGTGGAGCTGACCCTGCGGCTGCCGCTCGCGGACGCCGTGCCGGTGCTCGGCGAGGCGAAGGCGTGGGACCACCTGCCGACGACCGACGAGCTCGGCCAGTGGACGGGCTTCACGCTGTACCGCACGTCCGTGACCGCGCAGGACCAGGTGCTCGTGCTCGGCGAGGTGCGCGACCGTGCCGTCGTGGCGCTCGACGGGGAGCCGGTGGGCGTGCTCAGCCGCAGCGAGGGGGCGCGCGCGCTGCCGCTCCCGGCACGTGCGGGCGAGCTGACCGTGCTGCTCGAGGACCAGGGGCGCGTCGGCTACGGGCCGCGGATCGGGGAGCCGAAGGGGCTGGTCGGGGGCGCGCGGACCGCCGTGCGGGAGCTCACGGCCTGGGAGACCGTCGGCCTGCGGCTGGACGCCGTCGACGCGGGCCTCGCGACGCTGCTCGCCGCCGCCCGGCAGGTCGACCCGCAGCGGCCGGTGCGCGGGCCGGCGTTCCTCGCCGGCGTGGTCGACACCGTCGCCGGGGCCGACCACTTCCTGCGCCTCGACGGGTGGTCCAAGGGACTGGTCTGGGTGAACGGCCACCTGCTGGGCCGGTACTGGTCCGCCGGGCCGACCCGCACGCTCTACGTCCCGGGGCCGCTGCTGCGCGCGGACGGGAACGAGGTCGTCGTGCTCGAGCTGCACGCCGCGCCGGGCGCCCGGGTCGCCTTCGTCGCCGGACCGGACCTGGGGTACACCGAGCCCTAG
- a CDS encoding PAS domain S-box protein — MDVTQPVGVVAPSCAPAQGDGPDPLARRLAQPAGRVALLETLIEAAPVGVGLVTLDGLTPLTNATLRRLLGYSDEEFARMPFSAYTAPEDVDENDRLFEAMLTGAGDQFAMEKRFVRKDGTTLWVELTVSLVRDAQGRPDYAIGMTQDITERKRLADELRAAELHYRLIVEHVPAVVYIAEPGPQGRFVYLSPRLEWMLGYSPQEWLADPGLWRRSMHPEDRESFRPHEDLVPQVREGEMFPSSTYRLRHRDGYDVWVRDDAVLRRDRDGRPVLHGVLLDVTQEKTLEERLAHMVDHDALTGLVNRAHFHRLVDQALADRRSRAADAPGDGAGLAVLYVDLDDFKAVNDGFGHAVGDRVLVAVADRLRALAPAGSTVARLGGDEFALLIAGVPDAGAAAAGVTAALGEVTVDVAGETARVGASVGVAVANRWHTTELLLHDADQAMYQAKLAGDGPGGHRHTGFDGRRATRG, encoded by the coding sequence GTGGACGTCACGCAGCCCGTCGGCGTCGTGGCGCCCTCCTGCGCCCCGGCGCAGGGCGACGGTCCCGACCCGCTCGCGCGGCGCCTGGCCCAGCCCGCCGGGCGCGTCGCGCTGCTCGAGACGCTGATCGAGGCGGCCCCGGTCGGCGTCGGGCTCGTCACGCTCGATGGCCTCACGCCGCTGACGAACGCGACGCTGCGGCGGCTCCTCGGCTACTCGGACGAGGAGTTCGCGCGCATGCCGTTCTCCGCGTACACCGCGCCGGAGGACGTCGACGAGAACGACCGGCTCTTCGAGGCGATGCTCACGGGTGCGGGCGACCAGTTCGCGATGGAGAAGCGGTTCGTGCGCAAGGACGGCACCACGCTGTGGGTGGAGCTCACCGTCTCGCTGGTGCGCGACGCGCAGGGGCGCCCGGACTACGCGATCGGGATGACGCAGGACATCACCGAGCGCAAGCGGCTCGCGGACGAGCTGCGGGCGGCGGAGCTGCACTACCGGCTGATCGTCGAGCACGTGCCCGCGGTGGTGTACATCGCGGAGCCCGGCCCCCAGGGGCGCTTCGTGTACCTCAGCCCGCGGCTGGAGTGGATGCTCGGCTACTCGCCGCAGGAGTGGCTGGCGGACCCGGGTCTGTGGCGGCGCTCGATGCACCCCGAGGACCGCGAGTCGTTCCGCCCCCACGAGGACCTGGTGCCGCAGGTGCGCGAGGGGGAGATGTTCCCGTCGAGCACCTACCGGCTCCGGCACCGCGACGGGTACGACGTGTGGGTGCGCGACGACGCCGTCCTGCGCCGCGACCGCGACGGCCGGCCGGTGCTGCACGGCGTGCTGCTGGACGTCACGCAGGAGAAGACGCTCGAGGAGCGCCTCGCGCACATGGTCGACCACGACGCGCTGACCGGCCTGGTGAACCGCGCGCACTTCCACCGCCTCGTGGACCAGGCGCTCGCCGACCGGCGTTCCCGGGCGGCGGACGCTCCCGGTGACGGCGCCGGTCTCGCGGTGCTGTACGTCGACCTCGACGACTTCAAGGCCGTCAACGACGGTTTCGGGCACGCGGTGGGCGACCGCGTGCTCGTCGCCGTCGCCGACCGGCTCCGGGCCCTCGCGCCTGCGGGGAGCACGGTCGCGCGGCTCGGGGGCGACGAGTTCGCGCTGCTCATCGCGGGCGTCCCGGACGCGGGCGCCGCGGCCGCCGGCGTGACCGCCGCCCTCGGGGAGGTCACCGTCGACGTCGCCGGGGAGACCGCGCGGGTCGGGGCCAGCGTCGGCGTCGCCGTGGCGAACCGCTGGCACACCACCGAGCTGCTCCTGCACGACGCAGACCAGGCGATGTACCAGGCGAAGCTCGCCGGCGACGGGCCGGGCGGGCACAGGCACACCGGGTTCGACGGCCGCCGGGCGACCCGCGGCTGA